In one Fibrobacter sp. genomic region, the following are encoded:
- a CDS encoding glycoside hydrolase family 18 protein: protein MNIKSIALTLALGAFAMANAAADKVVGFYPYWSQYSQFYPKDIRYNTVTDIHYVGLAPSEDGSLAFADENDAENFKTLAQMSKENNVKLIVSVGGMEAEGNLKAIASSDEALSAFVSNVGSWLTENGGDGVELDWQNVTADDAEDYAKVVNALVDGLSGSTVTAVIYPAAGMDAYKADALNRLAYVDVFMADQMTEESSEVVPNQGATSVKEALDMVAGAGVNKDLLVPVIFLYGKTWTGAQGLGTSHQGVGSGNEGYVTYAELMGKFDSPEYKVTFDEASKSEVAVSDAETIVFMGIPSMKAVAQQVKADGMGGVAVYDLSQDHHEPIVSLLVTIGLELRPGVDYKPKKKK, encoded by the coding sequence ATGAATATTAAGTCCATTGCTTTGACCCTTGCTCTTGGCGCTTTTGCTATGGCAAACGCTGCCGCAGACAAGGTTGTGGGTTTCTACCCGTACTGGAGCCAGTATTCCCAGTTTTACCCGAAGGATATTCGCTACAATACCGTGACTGACATTCACTATGTTGGCCTGGCTCCTAGCGAAGATGGCTCTCTCGCTTTCGCCGATGAAAACGATGCTGAAAACTTCAAGACTCTGGCTCAGATGTCCAAGGAAAACAACGTGAAGCTTATCGTTTCCGTTGGCGGCATGGAAGCTGAAGGTAACTTGAAGGCAATCGCATCTTCTGACGAAGCTCTCTCTGCTTTCGTTTCCAACGTTGGTAGCTGGCTCACTGAAAACGGTGGCGACGGCGTTGAACTTGACTGGCAGAACGTTACTGCAGACGATGCAGAAGACTATGCCAAGGTCGTTAACGCTCTCGTTGATGGCCTTAGTGGTTCTACCGTTACCGCAGTGATTTATCCTGCAGCCGGTATGGATGCTTACAAGGCAGACGCTTTGAACCGTCTCGCTTATGTTGACGTGTTCATGGCTGACCAGATGACCGAAGAAAGCTCTGAAGTTGTCCCGAACCAGGGTGCAACCTCTGTGAAGGAAGCTTTGGATATGGTTGCCGGTGCAGGCGTTAACAAGGACCTTCTGGTTCCGGTTATCTTCCTCTATGGCAAGACCTGGACTGGCGCACAGGGCCTCGGCACTTCTCACCAGGGTGTGGGTAGCGGTAACGAAGGTTACGTGACCTATGCTGAATTGATGGGCAAGTTCGATTCTCCGGAATACAAGGTTACCTTCGATGAAGCTTCCAAGTCTGAAGTTGCTGTAAGCGATGCAGAAACCATCGTGTTCATGGGTATTCCTTCCATGAAGGCTGTTGCTCAGCAGGTTAAGGCTGACGGCATGGGCGGCGTCGCTGTCTATGACCTCTCTCAGGATCACCACGAACCGATCGTCTCCCTCCTGGTGACCATCGGCCTGGAACTCCGTCCTGGCGTTGACTACAAGCCCAAGAAGAAAAAGTAA